The DNA region taatataatttttttaataaaaaaagaaatattcGAGTTGCTTAGCAAGCAAATCTTTCGTGATATCTTCTTACCATACACTCCCCCTAGATTTGCTATTTATTAATTCTCAGAATTCATAAACCTAAAATCCTTCCTCATTTGATTTCATCTTTTCCAAgccctcttcttcttccctcctccaacatgagaaaaataaataacgTTATTCTTCTTTTCATTCTTCTGGTTCTTATCGTATCCTTTACTTTGATCATTCCACAGTCCTCCACAAATCCAGCAAACATTTTAGAGAATACAAGGAGCAAGATAGCTATTTTGCAAAAGGTAATCTCTTCTCTATCTCTCTAATTTTCTCAGATCAGtcaatagatttttgtttattcGTGATTATTTCAGGATAAACAGGCACAAGACTTGAAGAGAATATTGAGAAGCGCTGCAAGAAAGGATAACACGGTGATAATCGCCATGCTGAATGAAGCACAAAATTCAATCTTCGATCTGTTCACTGAGAGCTTCAAAGTGGGGAATGGTACAAGCAGTCTACTGAATCACATGGTAGTTTTGGCACTGGACCTTGGGGCTCTCGAGCACTGCGAGTCCCTAAACTTGCACTGCTATTTCCCCAACTACGCGAACAACTTTGAGAGCAGAGAAAACAGAGAGACGACGATGATGAAGAGGCAAATTGAGTTCTCCAAAGAAGTTCTACAGCTCGGCTACAATTTCATATACACGGTAAATTGATCTTAGACTTGAGTTTATTTGTGTCTTAATTTCCTCCCCAAAAAACTCGATCTTTGCCTTGTAGGATTTGGACGTGGTGTGGTTTCGAAATCCCCTGCGTCATTTCAAGGTCCTTTCTCAACTGATTTTAGCCACGGAGTTTTACAGAGGAGAGGAGTCGCTTGAGAATTCGCCCAACGGAGCTTTCATGTACGTGCTGTCCACCACCCAGTCGATTGAATTCTTCAGGTCTTGGCAATTCACCGCGATGCGCTACGTCGGCGGAGATCGCCGGACGGTTTTGACCAGAGCGGTGCGCGAAGGCGCCGGTCCATTCCGTCTGAATCTGCAGTTTCTCGACACTGATTACTTCGGCGATTTTTGCCGGCGAGGGGTCGACCTGAGCAAGGTTGTCGCGGTGAGAGCGGGGTGGTGCTGCGACGGCAGGGCAGGCGATTTGGGCGCTGCGAGGGCTCTTGCTCGAGAGTGGAAGAACTACGCGTCGCTGCCTGTTGAGAGAAAAGGTTCCTCTTTTGGAATCAAATACGAGTGTAGGAGTTGATGAGAAGTTCATTAGACAAAAGTGGGGAAATACATTATTACTCCTTATTATTTCTGAGTTTTCCCACTTatgtctttaaaatattttcgttCTTATTTATATCACTCATAAATCATTTTCGTTCCCACTTATGTCCCTGTCGTTAACTGGTTCGTGAATATGAGACCGAATCGGCACATGATCTGCACATGCTTGTAAAATTCCCCTAAAAATCCCGATTCCTTGTTCATTCGACGCAAACCCTAACGCTCCTCTCCAAATCTATTATTCCCCTTCGTTAAACCCTAGCTCTCCTCTCCAAATCGATTCTTCCCCTTCGTTAAACCCTAGCTTTCCTCTCCAAATCGATTCTTCCCATTCGCTCCAATTCCGCTAGCGGTCGGCCGACGAATCGAAGGAGACAACCTCGTTTGGCCTCTGTCTGTAAGTGTTGATGAAAATTTTTCCCAGATTAATTTCGTTGTTTTAATTGACGCTTTTGGCGAACATTTATCATTAGCCTTCTCATGATTGTGTTCACCAGACTTCTAGTGTGTTCGTGAGTATATATTATAGGCTATAATTCCTTTGAGAGAAGCATCTTATTTGATAAATTTAGTTATTTTAATCTGTGGTGAACATTATAGGCTTCTTTCGTTCGCCACACTTCTCACGATCGTGTTCACCACACTAGTTTTATGGGCATATATTTATAGTTCAATCATTTTTTAAGAAGTATATACTTATTATTTCTCTAAAGTTTTAAGAAGATTTAATTAATGGTAGAGAATTGTATGCTCTATGCTTTAATCATTTAGAAATATAAACATGTAATATACTCATATACAAGAAAATTTAGTATAATGCTTATAGTTCTATTTTCTTTATCGAAGACAGTCTAAAATAATGCAttggttatgtttttttttactcAGTATTAGTAATGCCTAGTGGTATAATTCAATACTAGTTTTATTATTTCTTATAGTGTAACGTGAAGAAAAGATATTGGCATTGGCCTCTGATGGCTAGACAAAGTAAATGCTTCTTGAATTGTACTCCGGGCTATGATATtacttattttttattaaaaaattatatatttgttgtTTAATTGTTTGCTGGACTAcatttttgtatttatttatagGTAATGTTGGAGAAGATTTATTTGTAAGTTTGAAATTGTATTATAATGGAACAATGAAGGGCACGAGTACATCCAAAGAATATATTAGAGGAAATATTAAGTATTATGACTGGGTAGACAGCAGTAAAATCAGAATGCTCCATTTGTATAG from Zingiber officinale cultivar Zhangliang chromosome 4B, Zo_v1.1, whole genome shotgun sequence includes:
- the LOC121978656 gene encoding uncharacterized protein At4g15970-like; amino-acid sequence: MRKINNVILLFILLVLIVSFTLIIPQSSTNPANILENTRSKIAILQKDKQAQDLKRILRSAARKDNTVIIAMLNEAQNSIFDLFTESFKVGNGTSSLLNHMVVLALDLGALEHCESLNLHCYFPNYANNFESRENRETTMMKRQIEFSKEVLQLGYNFIYTDLDVVWFRNPLRHFKVLSQLILATEFYRGEESLENSPNGAFMYVLSTTQSIEFFRSWQFTAMRYVGGDRRTVLTRAVREGAGPFRLNLQFLDTDYFGDFCRRGVDLSKVVAVRAGWCCDGRAGDLGAARALAREWKNYASLPVERKGSSFGIKYECRS